Part of the Imperialibacter roseus genome, CATGGATACCATTGGGCACCTCATAGTAGAAAATGTCTTTGCCATACTCAAATCCCTGATTTTCCAGGCTTTCAATCATCGGCACGTAATAGTTCCACTCTTTTGTGCCGATGTCGAAGTAGAACCGGGTGTTTGATAACTCTCGTGGCTCATCGAAAATGGCATAGTCGGCTACCCAGAAAGACGGTGACATGGAGGCCGAAAAGGAAAAGACTTCGGGATAATTTATCCCGGCCCAGGCGGCATAAAGCCCGCTAAGCGAGAAGCCAAATATCGCCCTTCTTTTCGGGTCAACAGGGTAGTCTTCCTCCACCATCGGAAGCACCTCAGTGATGAGCCTTTCAGTGTAGTTAATCGAACCGGGAGAGTATTCCGACCAGTTTTCTTTGATCCATGGGTCGTTGTAGGGTATATACCTGCCGTATCTGTGGCCTCCTGCTGATATCCCCACCATCATGAAGGGCTCTACCGTGGAAGTAGCTTCAAACTGGTAAGAAGTCAGGCTGGCAATGGCTCCTTTGAAAACGTCGCCATCATTGAAGTAAATAATGGGGTATTTCCCGGAAGCATTTTCTGCGCTCGGCACATAAATGTCGATCGTTAGATCGTTGGATAACTCAAGTGTAGTAATGGTAAAACTTGAGGTTCCCGAAGAAGGCGGTTTGTTGTCATCATCTGACGGCGACGGGTTGGAATCGCTGCAGGCGCAACTGAATAGGATGCCTGCAAGGAACGCAATCTGATAAAGTGCTCTCATATGACGATAGGACAACTCAGGATATAAAAGTACTTATTTGTAGAAAAAATCATTTTTGATCTGGCCTGGTTGGTCGATCTTGCGGCGACGCTTATTTACCTGAGCGGTTTTACTATATTAATAGCCAACCTGTATATTGTTCAACCACCAAATTGTGATCAATCGTGAGAAGTCCAATCCAACTGACCTTTATTTTAGTTTCCCTGTTTATTTTCCAGTGGTGCGAATCGCCACAGCAGGGCGCTTCAGAATTCACCACTGACGAAATCAACCGTTGGGAGGCCACCGCCTCTCGTGTCACCATTATTCGGGACAACTGGGGCATTCCCCACATTTATGGGAAGACCGATGCAGATGCCATTTTTGGTATGATGTATGCACAATGTGAAGACGACTTTAAGCGTATTGAGACCAATTATTTGACCTCTATTGGGCGGATGGCTGAGGTGGAAGGCGAGAAAGCACTGTATACTGACCTTCGGCAACGGCTTTTTATCAATGAAGAGGAGATAAAGGCCCTTTATGATCAGGCCCCGGAGGGGATGAAAGAACAAATGAAGGGCTTTGCTGATGGTATCAACTATTACCTTTACAAGCATCCTGAAGTGAAGCCGATGCTGCTCACCAGGTTTGAACCGTGGATGCCCCTCACTTTTAGTGAAGGGAGCATTGGTGGTGACATCGAATCCATTTCAACTGAAAACTTAGAGGCGTTCTATGGGGGGAAGCCAGCTTCTCCGGTTTCTTCAGTGTACACCTACGAACCCGAACCTGAGCCAACTGGCTCCAATGGGTTTGCCATCGCACCTTCCAACAGTGCCTCTGGCAATTCTTTGCTGCTTATCAATCCGCACACCTCTTTCTTTTTTCGCTCGGAACAGCATGTAGTAAGTGAAGAGGGGTTGAATGCCTACGGCGCCGTTACATGGGGGCAATACTTTATCTATCAGGGTTTCAACGAGCACTGCGGCTGGATGCATACTTCCAGCGCAGCTGATGTAATTGACGAATTTGCCGAGACAATTGTAGAAAAGGACGGCAAATATTTCTACAAGTATGGAGAAGAGGAGAGAGCCCTGGAGGCTTCGGAAGTCACTTTGAAGTACAAGGATGGCGAGCAAATCGCCAGCAAAACGTTCACCATCTACAAGTCGCACCATGGGCCAATTGTAGGGGAAGAAGGTGGTAAATGGATTGCTGTAGGTCTGATGCAGGATCCATTGAATGCCCTCAGTCAATCATACATGCGGACAAAGGCTGCCACTTACAACGAATTCAATAACAACATGCGGCTTCGTACTAACTCGTCGAACAATACGGTGTATGCCGACGACCAGGGCAATATCGGTTACTACCATGGCAATTTTATGCCCATCCGTGACCCCCGGTTTGATTATTCGGGCGTTATTGATGGCAGCAACCCGGCCACCGACTGGCAGGGGCTCCACAAAATCGAAGAACTCGTTAGTTTGCGGAACCCCGAAAGCGGTTGGCTTCAAAACTGCAATTCGACACCATTTACGGCAGCTGCCGGATTTAGTCCCAAGCCTGAACATTATCCCGTATACATGGCACCTGACTCGGAAAATGCAAGAGGCATTCACGCCGTTCGGGTGCTGGAAGGGAAAACGAACTTTACACTTGACAAGCTGATTGAAGCAGCATATGATCCGTATTTGGTGGGTTTCGAAAATCTTGTTCCTTCGCTTGTGCAAGCCTATGAAAAATCTACTGATAAAAACGCTGAGCTGGCAGCCCCGATCAAAGTGCTTAAAGAGTGGGATTTACGTTTTGGGGAAGAATCGGTAGGTACGGCGCTGGCCATCTTCTGGGCCCAGGAATTAATGCGGGACTTGTACGAAACAAAAGGCGTTCGGCTAAGGCAACTGGCTATGATTGACTATATGACTACCGAAGTGGAGCCACAAATGAAGCTCAATGCATTGAAAAAAGCAGTTGACAAGCTGACAGCCGATTTTGGTAGCTGGGAAACAGCCTGGGGAGAAATCAATCGCTTTCAGCGGGTGGAGGGTGCCATCAGGGAGCCTTTCAACGATGAATTGGCAAGCAACCCCATTGCTTATACCAGCAGCATGTGGGGGGCTTTGTCGGCATTCGGCAGCAGGCCATATCCAGGCACTAAACGGTGGTACGGAACAGGTGGCAACAGCTTTGTGGCAGTAGTGGAGTTTGGTGATACAGTGAAAGCCAAGGCGATAGTCACTGGCGGGCAAAAGAGCGATCCGGCTTCACCGCATTTCAATGACCAGGCTGAAATGTACAGGAAAGGGGAGTTCAGAGATGTATTATTCTACCGGGCGGATATTGAGGCAGTGGCGGAGAAAACATATAAGCCGGGAGAATAGCTCCCCCGGCATTTTACTTTATTCAGTAACCAGCAAAGATTGCCAGGCGGCGAGCTTCCAGGTACCTTTTTCCTTGCGGTAAACGTCAGTGTATTTAAGGATAATCGTACGATCTCCCTTTGGGTCGCCTATCAGAAAACGGGCCTTTCCTGAGATTACGCCTGTATTTCCCCACGAAATCGGATTTTGCTCAAGAATCTCTACATTTTTGTAGGTGCCAGCGGCCACCGATTCAATGATTTTGGCTTTGCCGTCAACGCCACCGTGCGAATGAGTATACATCAAGTCGTCGGCAAGAATCGTCTCAAGTGTCTTGGTATCCTTTTTTGCCATCACCTCGAACCGGTATTTTTCAGCATCCAGTAGTTCCTTCTGGCCAAAAGCTGTCAAAGCAAACATAGCCAGACAGACAGTCAATAATTGTGTACGCATATTTTTATAGTTTAAGTGTTCAGTTATTTAGGAGGTAATTGAGGGTAGGGAATGATGGACTCTATCAAAAGCCCCACGCCACTTTTGGTAAGCAAGGTAAGGGTTATGATGATACTACCAATGATGATGGCAATGCCTACATTGTTTTTTCTTATTTCTTCAAATTCATCGATAGGAGTGAGCCGGGCATACAGGGAGGTGCTCAGCAGCGCTATCACAATGGAAGCGCAGTAGGCAATGGCAATGTAAACAGCGCCCTGCCCAATATACCTCAAGGCCAACACATAGCTGGCAGCGTCCTGATTTAGAAGCCTGAACGAGGAAATAAGTGGCTGAATTACCTCATTGATCATAAAACCAACCGAAAACATGATGCTGGCAGTGAAAATACTGTAGGCCAGGTTGCTTTCGGAGATCTTATAATACCTTCTACCCACCCATTGCAATATTTTGTAGGTAATGGCAAGGATGAAGATGCCGATAGTAACGGCCGACACTATTTCGATGAGCCCAAGTATGGCGATGTTATAGTTCATTCACTAATGCGATTTCCCAGTAATCAATGTTTTGCATATCAGGCGGTAGCATGCCAACAGGCCAGCCCTTAGCGGTTGTTTCCCAAAAATAGTAGTTTTTTCTACCTAAAGTAATGTGATCGCCTGAAGACGGGATATTGAGCGCCAGCATGGCGTGCCTGTATTCATAGCTCACCACAATCATTGGGTCAAAGTTGAGTTTGCGAAGCAAAGAAAAGAGCAACACCGCTCTGGTGTCACAATCACCAGACAGGGTATGCAAAAACTCATAAGGTGACAGGATGCCAAATTTGGCCAATGCCACACAAGGATGTTTCGTTGCGTCTGCTTCGGAACAGTCTCCTGAACTAATAAAATGGTAGGGAATATCCTGCACAAATGATACTGTCAACTCTGCCAGCGAAGCAGCGTCGAGGCTGTCAAGCAACGCAGTTTGCAGAAGACTGTCGGCCATAAAGCTTACCCATTCATCGTTTTCTTCCACTAGCTGCCTGTAAACACTTCCCCAATAAGCTCCATATTCATTGTTTGACGGATTGATAAGATTCCTTTTTTTCCGGCTCTGGTTTGCAAGGTCTTCGTAACTGCGGTAATGAGTGCAATAGGAGGCTCGGTAGTCAATCAAATCCCAGTTTCGGTAATGGATCCTGTCCGAAGTCAAAGAATCAAACTCCGTGTAATCCTCGCATAAATCGACCTCATAGCCCATCTCTGAATGCTTGAGCCCATCGATGAGTATGTTGATGATCCAGAAGAGCAAAAAAAAGAGTGCTACTAATCTAACTGCAACCTTCATCGCTTATTCGGCTTTAAGCTTACATGTGTCCTTGACTTCATTTTCATCAATAGGTGGCCTCAGCCCTGGACTTAACAGTTTAATTGGGGGTAGCAATAAGCTGATTTTTCACCTAAAATCGATACATTCATTAAAAATAGAAATAACCTGGCCTTACAATAACATGAAGAAATATAGCTACCTGCTGCTGGCGGCGTCTTTGGCGTTCGGCTGTGAGCGGTCAGGCACCCCTCTGCTGATAACGGAGGGGTCTGATTTGTCTGTTTCGTCTCCTTTTGAATCAAAATTAGCAAAAGGGGCCACTGATACATTCAGGGTTCACCTTGAAAAAGGTGCGCTTGCCAGTGGGTTTGCGGACCAGGTGTCTGTAGATGTGGTAGTGAAAGTATTTGGCCCCGAAGGTCAACTGTTACGTGAATTTGACAGCCCGGCCAGGGGCCCCGAACCATTTCAATTTACAAGTGAAGGCGGCGTTTACAAGATAGTTGTTACGCCGTTTCAGGAGGGCGAGGGTGACTACGTGATAATGCTGGACAGGGTAGAAGCAGTGGCTACCACAAA contains:
- a CDS encoding nuclear transport factor 2 family protein → MRTQLLTVCLAMFALTAFGQKELLDAEKYRFEVMAKKDTKTLETILADDLMYTHSHGGVDGKAKIIESVAAGTYKNVEILEQNPISWGNTGVISGKARFLIGDPKGDRTIILKYTDVYRKEKGTWKLAAWQSLLVTE
- a CDS encoding acylase; its protein translation is MRSPIQLTFILVSLFIFQWCESPQQGASEFTTDEINRWEATASRVTIIRDNWGIPHIYGKTDADAIFGMMYAQCEDDFKRIETNYLTSIGRMAEVEGEKALYTDLRQRLFINEEEIKALYDQAPEGMKEQMKGFADGINYYLYKHPEVKPMLLTRFEPWMPLTFSEGSIGGDIESISTENLEAFYGGKPASPVSSVYTYEPEPEPTGSNGFAIAPSNSASGNSLLLINPHTSFFFRSEQHVVSEEGLNAYGAVTWGQYFIYQGFNEHCGWMHTSSAADVIDEFAETIVEKDGKYFYKYGEEERALEASEVTLKYKDGEQIASKTFTIYKSHHGPIVGEEGGKWIAVGLMQDPLNALSQSYMRTKAATYNEFNNNMRLRTNSSNNTVYADDQGNIGYYHGNFMPIRDPRFDYSGVIDGSNPATDWQGLHKIEELVSLRNPESGWLQNCNSTPFTAAAGFSPKPEHYPVYMAPDSENARGIHAVRVLEGKTNFTLDKLIEAAYDPYLVGFENLVPSLVQAYEKSTDKNAELAAPIKVLKEWDLRFGEESVGTALAIFWAQELMRDLYETKGVRLRQLAMIDYMTTEVEPQMKLNALKKAVDKLTADFGSWETAWGEINRFQRVEGAIREPFNDELASNPIAYTSSMWGALSAFGSRPYPGTKRWYGTGGNSFVAVVEFGDTVKAKAIVTGGQKSDPASPHFNDQAEMYRKGEFRDVLFYRADIEAVAEKTYKPGE
- a CDS encoding alpha/beta hydrolase, whose protein sequence is MRALYQIAFLAGILFSCACSDSNPSPSDDDNKPPSSGTSSFTITTLELSNDLTIDIYVPSAENASGKYPIIYFNDGDVFKGAIASLTSYQFEATSTVEPFMMVGISAGGHRYGRYIPYNDPWIKENWSEYSPGSINYTERLITEVLPMVEEDYPVDPKRRAIFGFSLSGLYAAWAGINYPEVFSFSASMSPSFWVADYAIFDEPRELSNTRFYFDIGTKEWNYYVPMIESLENQGFEYGKDIFYYEVPNGIHAESDWASRLHIPLGLFLNGAPAEVKDYEVIKECIPSQSTAGLVFQRLNPIITFTNGIRYSLSTSAAFQVVSGEGVVLEDGRFDAKGGNMTVEISHDNWSEHIDLTDCNN
- a CDS encoding DUF350 domain-containing protein translates to MNYNIAILGLIEIVSAVTIGIFILAITYKILQWVGRRYYKISESNLAYSIFTASIMFSVGFMINEVIQPLISSFRLLNQDAASYVLALRYIGQGAVYIAIAYCASIVIALLSTSLYARLTPIDEFEEIRKNNVGIAIIIGSIIITLTLLTKSGVGLLIESIIPYPQLPPK